In Nocardia asteroides, the following proteins share a genomic window:
- the glpK gene encoding glycerol kinase GlpK, with the protein MRRYVAAIDQGTTSSRCIVFDRQGRIVGTAQREHRQIFPKPGWVEHDPAEVWRNTEWVLGAALGNSGCSAGELAAIGITNQRETTVVWDRHTGQPVYNAIVWQDTRTDRLCAELAGEAGPQRYAERTGLPLSTYFAGPKLRWILDNVEGVRARAEAGDLCFGTMDSWVLWKLTGEHLTDVTNASRTMLMDLRTLQWDSQICAEFGIPVSLLPRIRSSSEVYAEITSGPFAGAPVAGILGDQQAATFGQACLSPGEAKNTYGTGNFMLLNTGTTPVISKHGLLTTACYQLGDQPAVYALEGSIAVTGSLVQWLRDNLGIISSAEEVEPLARSVEDNGGAYFVPAFSGLFAPRWRPDARGVIAGLTRFVTKAHLARAALESTAFQTREVVDAMRADAAAQQLDLELTTLKVDGGMTGNDLLMQFQSDILDVPVVRPVVRETTALGAAYAAGLAVGYWSGLDDLRANWTADHTWTPTMPDDERTLRYAEWNKAVERTYNWA; encoded by the coding sequence ATGCGTCGCTATGTGGCCGCCATCGACCAGGGCACGACTTCGAGTCGGTGCATCGTCTTCGACCGGCAGGGCCGGATCGTCGGGACCGCGCAGCGGGAGCACCGCCAGATCTTCCCGAAACCGGGCTGGGTCGAGCACGATCCGGCGGAGGTCTGGCGCAATACCGAGTGGGTGCTCGGCGCGGCGCTGGGCAACAGCGGCTGCTCGGCGGGCGAGCTCGCCGCCATCGGCATCACCAACCAACGCGAGACCACCGTCGTCTGGGATCGGCACACCGGGCAGCCGGTGTACAACGCCATCGTCTGGCAGGACACCCGCACCGACCGGCTGTGCGCCGAACTGGCGGGCGAGGCCGGTCCGCAGCGCTATGCCGAGCGCACCGGGCTGCCGCTGTCGACCTACTTCGCCGGGCCGAAGCTGCGCTGGATCCTCGACAATGTCGAGGGGGTGCGCGCCCGTGCCGAGGCGGGCGACCTGTGTTTCGGCACCATGGACAGCTGGGTGCTGTGGAAGCTCACCGGCGAGCACCTCACCGACGTCACCAATGCGTCGCGCACGATGCTGATGGATCTGCGCACGCTGCAATGGGATTCGCAGATCTGCGCGGAGTTCGGCATTCCGGTGTCGCTGCTGCCGCGCATCCGCAGCTCCTCGGAGGTGTACGCGGAGATCACCTCGGGCCCGTTCGCGGGCGCGCCGGTGGCCGGCATCCTCGGCGACCAGCAGGCCGCCACCTTCGGGCAGGCTTGCCTGTCGCCGGGCGAGGCCAAGAACACCTATGGCACCGGCAATTTCATGCTTCTCAACACCGGCACGACGCCGGTGATCAGCAAGCACGGGCTGCTCACCACCGCCTGCTACCAGCTGGGTGATCAGCCCGCGGTCTACGCGCTGGAAGGGTCGATCGCCGTCACCGGCTCGCTGGTGCAGTGGCTGCGCGACAATCTCGGCATCATCTCCTCGGCCGAGGAGGTGGAGCCGCTGGCCCGCAGCGTCGAGGACAACGGCGGCGCGTACTTCGTGCCCGCCTTCTCCGGCCTGTTCGCGCCGCGCTGGCGGCCCGACGCGCGCGGCGTCATCGCGGGCCTGACCCGCTTCGTCACCAAGGCCCACCTGGCCAGGGCCGCACTGGAATCCACCGCCTTCCAGACCCGCGAGGTGGTCGACGCCATGCGCGCCGACGCGGCCGCCCAGCAGCTCGACCTGGAACTGACCACCCTCAAGGTCGACGGCGGCATGACCGGCAACGACCTGCTCATGCAGTTCCAGTCCGACATCCTCGACGTCCCCGTTGTCCGCCCGGTCGTCCGCGAGACCACCGCCCTCGGCGCCGCCTACGCGGCGGGCCTGGCCGTCGGCTACTGGTCCGGCCTCGACGACCTCCGCGCCAACTGGACCGCCGACCACACCTGGACCCCCACCATGCCCGACGACGAACGCACCCTCCGCTACGCCGAATGGAACAAGGCCGTCGAACGCACCTACAACTGGGCCTGA